The Tardibacter chloracetimidivorans region CACCCCGCGCCACCGTTTGGGCGAATGGATAGAGGTTCACCACCACAAGATCGATCGGCGGAATATTGTGCTCGGCCATCGCCGCTGCATGTTCCGCATTGTCGCGCACCGCCAGCAGCCCGCCATGCACCTTGGGGTGCAGCGTCTTGACCCGGCCGTCCATCATCTCGGGAAAGCCGGTGTGGTCCGATACGTCCTTTACCGCAAGCCCCGCCTCGCGCAGCGCCTTGGCGGTGCCGCCCGTCGACAGCAGTTCCACCCCGTGCCGCGCAAGCGCCTGCCCCAGCGCCACAAGCCCCGTCTTGTCGGACACCGAAAGCAGCGCCCGCGTAACCTTAACCCCGCTCATTTTCTTGCTTTCCGTCTAGCCAGCCCGCCTGAAGGACCAGGCGACCGATCCGCCGCCCGGCACGATCACGCCGCTGATCACCATTTGCCGGCTCGCCTTTATGGCAGCTTCGCCGTCAATCCAAAGACTATCGTCAAAACTGAGCGTCCCGCCGCGACACCGGAATTGCCAGACCCGCCCATCGAGCAGCTTGATCAACGCTGCCTGCCCGTCGGCGGTGGGCACCGGCTCGACACCGGGTGCAAGATGGAAACGGATGTCGAAGCGAAGCTCGCCGCTCGCCCGCCGTTTCAGGCCGCGGCCGGCAACCGGCAGCAGCGTGTCCTCGCCCCGCAAATCCTGTCCGTTGGACGACAGGTAGAACCGCCTGCGATGCTCGATCCCGAACCGGCGCGCATAGCCGTCATGCCCCGCGTCCACCCAGGTGCCGGCCTCGTTTTCCTGCCGGTGCACCAGCACTTCGGCGACGCCCTTGCCCAGCATGCCGTCATTGCGGATGGAGGTGGAATTGACGTCCTCGATCACCAGCGTCGAATGCGCCGCCGTGGTCTTGAGCAGCCCGGTCAGCTCGGCAGGCAGCCGTCTTGGAGAGCCGATGTCGCCGCCACAGTTGACGACGATGCGCTGCTGGCCGTCGGCAAGCTCGAACGCAAGCGTGGAGGCGTGGCCGGTGCGGGAAAGCCGGGCAGGCGGCGGCGGGCCGACATCGCAGACCACCACCGTCTTGCCGCCCGTGAGCCGCTGGAATCCCCATTCGCTGCCGTGCTTGAGCGGACGGGCAAGCACGCCCGTGGCGGTGATCGCCCGCTCGATCCGCCCCGTGTCACAGGGACCGCCGCCATGCCACGACGACAACGCCCCGTCGCCCAGCGTCACACCTTTGAGCGCAGGGACCAGCCGGTCGATCGCCGGGTCATACCAGGGCGGCGGCAACAAACGGCGCGACGAATAGAAGGAACGGACGGTGACGAGCAGCTCAAGCAGTTCCAGCGCCTGCACCGGGGAGCGGCTGGCGATGCCGCCATCCTCATAAAGAAAGCCGCCGAGCGCCTTTTCCATCCCCGCCTGGCCGCGTGCCTGACGCGGCTCCCCGCCCGGGATCATCAGGCCCGCGACGGTGAGGCCGGCAAAGGCGGCGATGCGCGGCAGCCCGTCTTCCGCCTTGCTGGCGGACCGTTCCAGATGCCGGGCCATTCGCGCCAGCGCGTTGAGCACGGCCGAACGATAGACCAGATCGGACGACGACAGGATCAGCGGCGCATAGGCCGTCCAGAACAATATGCGCCAGCCGATCAGGTCCGGCCGCCAGCCCACGGGATCGAACTCGGCATGCTCGGCAAGCCAGAGCCGGGTCAGCGGTTCGGCCAGCCGCGCCGCCTCCGGCCGGGGCGAGGAGGCGGCGAGATCGCGCAGCCAGGCAAAGCTCTGCAACCAGTCCCGCGTCTCGGCCGACGCCTCGGCATTGGCGAAGCTCAGCGACTGGATCGGCACCGTCTCGCCGCGATGGACGAACTCGCCCTTCATCATCGCCGCGCCGACAGCCCCATCGCCGGAGATCGGATCGGTCGGGACGGTGATCAGCTTCAGCGGGAAGCGCCCACGCAGCCGCATCCGGTGCAACGGGCTTTTCCAGGCAAGCAGCCGGAACTGCGAGGCGATCCGCTCGGCAAGCGACACGCCGCGATCGCCACCGATGCGCACCAGCCGCTTGCCGGCTTCGATCTCTTCGGCCGGATCGCCCTGGGCCTCTGCTTCGGGCCGTG contains the following coding sequences:
- a CDS encoding heparinase II/III family protein; protein product: MANRNPQPRPEAEAQGDPAEEIEAGKRLVRIGGDRGVSLAERIASQFRLLAWKSPLHRMRLRGRFPLKLITVPTDPISGDGAVGAAMMKGEFVHRGETVPIQSLSFANAEASAETRDWLQSFAWLRDLAASSPRPEAARLAEPLTRLWLAEHAEFDPVGWRPDLIGWRILFWTAYAPLILSSSDLVYRSAVLNALARMARHLERSASKAEDGLPRIAAFAGLTVAGLMIPGGEPRQARGQAGMEKALGGFLYEDGGIASRSPVQALELLELLVTVRSFYSSRRLLPPPWYDPAIDRLVPALKGVTLGDGALSSWHGGGPCDTGRIERAITATGVLARPLKHGSEWGFQRLTGGKTVVVCDVGPPPPARLSRTGHASTLAFELADGQQRIVVNCGGDIGSPRRLPAELTGLLKTTAAHSTLVIEDVNSTSIRNDGMLGKGVAEVLVHRQENEAGTWVDAGHDGYARRFGIEHRRRFYLSSNGQDLRGEDTLLPVAGRGLKRRASGELRFDIRFHLAPGVEPVPTADGQAALIKLLDGRVWQFRCRGGTLSFDDSLWIDGEAAIKASRQMVISGVIVPGGGSVAWSFRRAG